In one Natronosalvus amylolyticus genomic region, the following are encoded:
- a CDS encoding RtcB family protein, whose translation MTETFDADGITLERVREFVWEMPQTGDMGVPARVLASEALLEEISQDRTLEQLRNATHLPGMTKHAICMPDGHQGYGFPVGGVGAIDAENGCISPGSIGYDINCGVRMMRTNLTYEDLQGRERDLVNALFEAIPSGLGGGGVVETDVDTVEAILERGVDWALEHGYAVEDDLLHCEDEGVRAGADASKVSEKAKNRGKNQIGSLGSGNHFLEVQRVTDIFDAEVGDAFGLDADQIVVLIHCGSRGLGHQTCNDYLRKIERHHSGLLNQLPDKELAAAPAGSQLAEEYYAAMNATINFAWVNRQLIMHRTREVFADVFDRSWESMEMELLYDVAHNIGKKERHTVDGEERDLFVHRKGATRAFPAGHPDVPRSYRDVGQPVIIPGSMGAGSYVLRGGEHSMDVSFGSTAHGAGRLMSRTQAKQEYWGETVQAELEDTQQVFVKAQSGATVAEEAPGVYKDVDEVVRVSDALGIGDKVARTFPVCNIKG comes from the coding sequence ATGACCGAAACGTTCGACGCCGACGGGATCACTCTCGAGCGAGTCCGTGAGTTCGTGTGGGAGATGCCGCAGACCGGTGATATGGGGGTGCCGGCGCGCGTCCTCGCGAGCGAGGCGTTACTCGAGGAAATCAGCCAGGACCGGACACTCGAGCAGTTGCGAAACGCGACGCATCTGCCGGGGATGACCAAACACGCCATCTGTATGCCAGACGGTCACCAGGGGTACGGCTTCCCGGTCGGGGGCGTGGGGGCAATCGATGCGGAGAACGGGTGTATCTCACCCGGATCGATCGGCTACGACATCAACTGTGGCGTCCGGATGATGCGGACGAACCTCACGTACGAGGACCTACAGGGTCGCGAACGCGACCTCGTGAACGCGCTCTTCGAAGCGATTCCGTCGGGTCTCGGCGGTGGGGGTGTCGTCGAGACCGATGTCGACACCGTGGAGGCGATTCTCGAGCGCGGTGTCGACTGGGCGCTCGAGCACGGCTATGCCGTCGAAGACGACCTGTTACACTGTGAAGACGAAGGCGTCCGGGCGGGTGCCGACGCGTCGAAGGTGAGCGAGAAGGCCAAAAACCGCGGGAAAAATCAGATCGGTTCACTGGGTTCGGGCAACCACTTTCTCGAGGTTCAGCGGGTGACCGATATCTTCGATGCCGAGGTCGGGGATGCCTTCGGCCTCGACGCAGATCAGATCGTCGTCCTCATCCACTGTGGTTCTCGCGGGCTGGGTCACCAGACCTGTAACGATTACTTGCGAAAGATCGAACGCCACCACAGCGGCCTGCTGAACCAGTTGCCCGACAAGGAACTCGCGGCAGCACCCGCGGGCTCGCAACTGGCCGAGGAGTATTACGCGGCGATGAACGCCACGATCAACTTCGCGTGGGTCAACCGACAGCTCATCATGCACCGAACTCGAGAGGTGTTTGCAGACGTGTTCGACCGCTCGTGGGAGTCCATGGAGATGGAGCTCCTGTACGACGTCGCACACAACATCGGGAAAAAAGAGCGACACACCGTCGACGGCGAAGAGCGGGACCTGTTCGTCCATCGAAAAGGGGCGACGAGAGCGTTCCCGGCCGGCCATCCCGACGTCCCACGGAGCTACCGCGACGTCGGCCAGCCCGTCATCATCCCGGGCAGCATGGGTGCTGGCAGCTACGTCCTCCGAGGTGGCGAGCATTCGATGGACGTCAGCTTCGGGTCGACGGCCCACGGCGCTGGCCGACTCATGAGCCGGACGCAGGCCAAACAGGAGTACTGGGGCGAAACCGTTCAGGCCGAACTCGAGGACACCCAGCAGGTGTTCGTCAAAGCCCAGTCGGGAGCCACGGTCGCGGAGGAAGCCCCTGGCGTCTACAAGGACGTCGACGAAGTCGTTCGGGTGTCCGACGCGCTCGGTATCGGAGACAAAGTCGCCCGGACGTTCCCGGTGTGCAACATCAAGGGGTGA
- a CDS encoding archease — MQYELRPHTADVGVAASADTLEETFAALAEGLTAASWDGLEAFQGPEDSSARFDVTAVAESREALLFEYLDELIYQRDIRLELPVDNRIESLECVDESDDSTAVPEDSAATADSSLSSSAVAIDRWRLEASAHGISLESIDAREIKAITYADMRLEETDSGWEAYVVFDV, encoded by the coding sequence ATGCAGTACGAACTGCGGCCGCACACTGCCGATGTCGGCGTCGCAGCGTCGGCCGACACCCTCGAGGAGACGTTCGCGGCGTTGGCGGAAGGGCTGACGGCGGCCTCCTGGGACGGACTGGAGGCCTTCCAAGGCCCCGAAGATTCGTCGGCGCGATTCGACGTCACCGCCGTCGCCGAAAGCCGTGAAGCCCTGCTGTTCGAGTATCTCGACGAACTCATTTATCAACGGGATATCCGCCTCGAGTTACCCGTCGACAACCGAATCGAGTCTCTCGAGTGCGTCGACGAATCGGACGACTCCACAGCGGTTCCGGAGGATTCGGCAGCGACTGCGGACTCTTCGCTGTCGTCTTCGGCGGTGGCCATCGACCGCTGGCGACTCGAGGCTAGCGCTCACGGGATTTCACTCGAGTCGATCGATGCCAGAGAAATCAAAGCAATCACCTACGCGGATATGCGCCTCGAAGAAACTGATTCGGGGTGGGAGGCGTACGTCGTTTTCGACGTGTAG
- a CDS encoding VOC family protein — protein sequence MDEAHSLPDETYIGRVALRTGSNLDSMVAFYRTVVGLEVISRKGTSASLGVDGTTILVLTADESLSSRRAEHAGLFHTAFLLPDRGALGAALERIRENWHLSGASDHFVSEALYLRDPEGNGVEIYRDTPRESWPCRDDGTVEIGTKPLDLEVIATHADGGDRVPSGTKVGHVHLEVTDLDRSRRFYGDMVGQTLQTDLPQAAFLAAGDYHHHIGLNTWNGRTQPAAKTRGLAWFEFVLPDADSLEDVRRRLEAAGSSVTDVQSEVSVGAGEPGLADGAVESGTTADEMESGFGVRDPDNIAVRFRSEG from the coding sequence ATGGACGAGGCGCACTCACTTCCCGATGAGACGTACATTGGTCGGGTCGCACTCCGTACCGGTAGTAATCTCGACTCGATGGTCGCCTTCTACCGGACTGTCGTCGGCCTCGAGGTCATCTCTCGAAAGGGGACGTCGGCGAGTCTCGGCGTCGATGGAACGACCATACTCGTGTTGACGGCCGACGAATCGCTTTCGTCCCGGCGCGCCGAGCACGCCGGATTGTTCCACACGGCATTTTTGCTCCCGGACAGGGGGGCGCTCGGGGCGGCACTCGAGCGGATTCGCGAGAACTGGCACCTCTCTGGTGCATCCGACCACTTCGTGAGCGAAGCGCTGTATCTGCGAGACCCGGAGGGAAACGGTGTGGAAATCTATCGGGATACGCCACGGGAGTCCTGGCCGTGCCGCGACGACGGGACCGTCGAAATCGGGACGAAACCGCTCGATCTGGAGGTCATTGCAACCCACGCAGACGGGGGCGACCGCGTGCCGTCGGGGACGAAAGTCGGACACGTCCACCTCGAGGTGACCGACCTGGACCGATCTCGGCGGTTTTACGGCGATATGGTGGGCCAGACCCTCCAGACAGACCTGCCACAGGCGGCGTTTCTCGCGGCTGGCGACTACCACCATCACATCGGGCTCAACACCTGGAACGGCCGAACACAGCCGGCAGCAAAGACGCGGGGACTGGCGTGGTTCGAGTTCGTCCTGCCGGATGCGGACTCGCTCGAGGATGTCCGTCGTCGACTCGAGGCGGCCGGGAGTTCGGTCACTGACGTGCAGTCCGAAGTGTCCGTCGGTGCGGGTGAACCAGGGTTGGCCGACGGTGCGGTGGAATCTGGGACTACGGCCGACGAGATGGAATCCGGATTTGGCGTCCGCGACCCGGATAACATCGCCGTTCGGTTTCGCTCGGAAGGGTGA
- a CDS encoding GNAT family N-acetyltransferase — MSVNIDSRVVGPGNDEYVDAAWALKEKISQAEGVLKQRRNFFVDAYRRSTVYCYLQEGELIGFTAVRRDGYILFLAVSPKCRGQGIGKRLVGHVAEDHNTITCHARTTNENALQFYEHLGFEIKRRIDNYYEDGGDAYYLRLGSSARLTDRISDLIRR; from the coding sequence GTGAGCGTCAACATCGACAGTCGCGTCGTCGGCCCCGGAAACGACGAGTACGTCGACGCGGCCTGGGCACTCAAAGAAAAGATTAGCCAGGCCGAGGGAGTCCTCAAGCAGCGGCGTAACTTTTTCGTCGACGCCTATCGTCGGTCGACGGTCTACTGTTATCTGCAGGAAGGAGAACTGATCGGGTTTACCGCTGTCCGACGCGACGGCTACATTCTCTTTCTGGCCGTCTCACCGAAGTGTCGCGGACAGGGCATCGGCAAGCGACTCGTCGGTCACGTCGCCGAAGACCACAACACCATCACCTGCCACGCTCGGACGACCAACGAAAACGCCCTCCAGTTTTACGAACATCTCGGCTTCGAGATCAAACGCCGCATCGACAACTACTACGAAGACGGTGGCGACGCCTACTACCTCCGGCTGGGCTCGAGTGCCAGACTCACCGACCGTATTTCGGATCTTATTCGCCGGTAA
- the priS gene encoding DNA primase small subunit PriS produces the protein MEERTRAYLRGRFRDHYRRTEITPPPSANEREWGYIPWTEGPKTTMVRHRSLLELGSLEDFLERKRPQHVYFSVGRYRDPGANSMSEKEWRTSDLVFDLDADHLPRVTLGEDSYAEMLATCKEALFRLLDFLEDDFGFEDLEIVFSGGRGYHVHVRDDAVQHLEREHRREIVDYVRGIGLDYEELIETETVAGLGRKTPTQRRHLAIDGGWGRRTHRHFMGFIDEILALEEADALERLQSFDGIGEGKAKATLNAARTNRDELETGNVTVHTAVSQLAERFASMAVERDNAPIDEPVTTDTNRLIRLPGSLHGGSALETRRIDHDDLESFDPLVDAVPETFTGHEITVDVTRGGEVELGGDIFTVPEGDQSLPEYVAMFLMARGRAEKEKE, from the coding sequence ATGGAGGAGCGCACGCGAGCCTATCTTCGGGGGCGGTTTCGAGACCACTATCGGCGTACAGAGATCACGCCACCCCCTTCGGCAAACGAACGCGAGTGGGGCTACATCCCCTGGACGGAAGGCCCCAAAACCACGATGGTTCGCCACCGGTCGCTCCTCGAGTTAGGTTCGCTCGAGGACTTCCTCGAGCGTAAACGGCCCCAGCACGTCTACTTCTCTGTCGGTCGCTATCGCGACCCAGGTGCGAACTCGATGAGCGAAAAAGAGTGGCGCACATCCGATCTGGTCTTCGACCTCGACGCCGACCACCTGCCGCGGGTCACCCTCGGCGAGGACTCCTACGCCGAAATGCTCGCTACCTGTAAGGAGGCCCTCTTTCGCCTGCTCGACTTCCTCGAGGACGATTTCGGATTCGAAGACCTCGAGATCGTCTTCTCCGGCGGCCGGGGCTATCACGTCCACGTCCGTGACGATGCGGTCCAGCATCTCGAGCGCGAGCATCGACGCGAAATCGTCGATTACGTCCGCGGTATCGGCCTCGACTACGAGGAACTGATCGAAACCGAAACCGTCGCGGGCCTCGGCCGCAAGACGCCGACCCAGCGACGGCACCTCGCCATCGACGGCGGCTGGGGTCGTCGAACCCACCGCCACTTCATGGGCTTCATCGACGAAATACTGGCCCTGGAGGAAGCTGACGCCCTCGAGCGCCTCCAGTCGTTCGACGGCATCGGGGAAGGCAAAGCCAAAGCGACCCTCAACGCCGCTCGAACCAACCGCGACGAACTCGAGACAGGGAACGTCACGGTCCACACCGCGGTTTCACAACTCGCCGAGCGATTCGCTTCGATGGCAGTCGAACGGGACAACGCGCCCATCGACGAACCGGTGACGACTGACACGAACCGGCTGATTCGCCTTCCGGGAAGTCTCCACGGCGGCAGCGCCCTCGAAACCCGTCGAATCGACCACGACGACCTCGAGTCGTTCGACCCGCTGGTCGACGCCGTCCCCGAAACGTTCACCGGGCACGAGATTACCGTCGACGTCACACGGGGCGGCGAGGTGGAACTCGGTGGCGATATCTTTACAGTGCCGGAGGGTGACCAGTCACTCCCAGAGTACGTTGCCATGTTCCTCATGGCGCGCGGTCGGGCGGAGAAAGAAAAAGAATGA
- the bcp gene encoding thioredoxin-dependent thiol peroxidase produces the protein MLEIGDEAPDFALQNQHGETVCLEDFSGQHLSVYFYPRANTEGCTVEACAFRDARPSFESENAAVVGISDDPVDDLASFAEEYDLEFDLLSDEDGEVSAAYDSYGEKNMFGNTFDGVFRNTYVVGPDGTISAVFEAVSPEGHAEEVLETLE, from the coding sequence ATGCTCGAGATCGGCGACGAGGCACCCGACTTTGCACTGCAAAATCAACACGGCGAGACTGTCTGTCTCGAGGACTTTTCAGGGCAGCACCTGAGCGTCTACTTCTATCCGCGAGCGAACACCGAAGGCTGTACGGTCGAGGCCTGTGCGTTCCGCGATGCCCGCCCATCGTTCGAGAGCGAAAACGCGGCCGTCGTCGGTATCAGCGACGATCCCGTCGATGACCTGGCATCGTTCGCCGAGGAGTACGACCTCGAGTTCGACCTGCTTTCGGACGAAGACGGCGAGGTCTCGGCCGCCTACGATTCCTACGGCGAGAAGAACATGTTCGGTAACACGTTCGATGGCGTCTTCCGGAACACCTACGTCGTAGGTCCTGACGGCACCATTAGCGCTGTCTTCGAGGCTGTTTCACCCGAGGGGCACGCGGAGGAAGTGCTGGAGACACTCGAGTAA
- a CDS encoding CDC48 family AAA ATPase: MKLTVRPLKQKDAGRGLAAIDRVSMRELGLENGDYILIEGNGDERAVARVWPGYPEDEGRGVIRIDGRLRQEAGVGIDDRVTVEKADVKQAASVTVALPQNLRIRGNIGPLVRDKLSGQAVTEGQTVPFSLSFGPMAGSGQSVPLKIASTTPAGTVVITDSTEIQISETPAEQVSAGEQTGAEGVPNVTYEDIGGLDDELDQVREMIELPMRHPELFQQLGIEPPKGVLLHGPPGTGKTLMAKAVANEIDAHFHTISGPEIMSKYYGESEEQLREVFEEAEENAPAIVFIDEIDSIAAKREDAGGDVERRVVAQLLSLMDGLEERGRVTVIAATNRVDAIDPALRRGGRFDREIEIGVPDKDGRKEILQVHTRGMPLSDSVELDRYAENTHGFVGADLASLTKEAAMNALRRIRPELDLEQEEIDAEVLEQLRVTERDFKEALKGINPSALREVFVEVPDITWNDVGGLSDTKERLRETIQWPLDYPGVFEAMDMQAAKGVLMYGPPGTGKTLLAKAVANEAQSNFISIKGPELLNKYVGESEKGVREVFEKARSNAPTVIFFDEIDSIATERGTRQGDSGVGERVVSQLLTELDGLEELEDVVVIATTNRPDLIDSALLRPGRLDRHVHVPVPDEEGRAKIFEVHTRNKPLADAIDLEWLASETEGYVGADIEAVCREASMAATREFIRTVDPDDMDDTVGNVRISREHFEEALDEVPPSVTPDTRERYEEIEEQFQKPEAETGDEQLGRTFQ, encoded by the coding sequence ATGAAACTCACCGTTAGACCACTGAAACAGAAAGACGCGGGTCGTGGACTGGCTGCGATCGACCGCGTCTCGATGCGGGAACTGGGACTCGAGAACGGCGATTACATCCTGATCGAAGGAAACGGTGACGAGCGCGCGGTCGCTCGCGTCTGGCCAGGGTATCCCGAAGACGAGGGTCGTGGCGTGATCCGTATCGACGGTCGGCTCCGCCAGGAGGCCGGCGTCGGTATCGACGACCGTGTGACCGTCGAAAAGGCGGACGTCAAACAGGCGGCTAGCGTCACGGTTGCCCTCCCACAGAACCTCCGTATTCGCGGCAACATCGGACCGCTCGTTCGTGACAAACTGAGTGGACAGGCCGTAACCGAGGGCCAGACGGTGCCGTTCTCGCTCTCGTTCGGTCCGATGGCAGGGTCAGGACAGTCCGTTCCGCTAAAAATCGCCTCGACCACGCCGGCTGGAACGGTCGTCATCACCGACTCGACCGAGATCCAGATATCGGAGACGCCCGCCGAACAGGTCAGCGCTGGTGAACAGACGGGCGCCGAGGGCGTACCGAACGTGACCTACGAGGACATCGGTGGGCTGGACGACGAACTCGATCAGGTCCGTGAGATGATCGAGTTGCCGATGCGCCACCCCGAACTGTTCCAACAACTCGGTATCGAACCACCGAAGGGTGTCTTGCTCCACGGCCCACCGGGTACCGGAAAAACGCTGATGGCGAAAGCCGTCGCCAACGAAATCGACGCCCACTTCCACACGATTTCCGGCCCGGAGATCATGTCCAAGTACTACGGCGAGTCCGAGGAACAGCTCCGTGAGGTGTTCGAGGAAGCCGAAGAGAACGCTCCCGCGATCGTCTTCATCGACGAAATCGACTCGATCGCCGCCAAACGTGAAGACGCAGGCGGCGACGTCGAACGCCGGGTCGTCGCCCAACTACTCTCGCTGATGGATGGCCTCGAGGAACGAGGCCGCGTCACCGTCATCGCGGCCACGAACCGCGTCGACGCCATCGACCCCGCGCTCCGCCGTGGCGGCCGTTTCGACCGCGAAATCGAAATCGGCGTCCCGGACAAGGACGGCCGCAAGGAAATCCTGCAGGTCCACACCCGCGGGATGCCCCTCTCGGACAGCGTCGAACTCGACCGCTATGCGGAGAACACACACGGCTTCGTCGGGGCCGACCTCGCCAGCCTGACCAAAGAGGCCGCGATGAACGCCCTTCGGCGGATCCGCCCCGAACTCGACCTCGAGCAGGAAGAGATCGACGCGGAAGTGCTCGAACAGCTACGCGTCACCGAACGGGACTTCAAGGAGGCGCTCAAGGGTATCAACCCCTCGGCGCTCCGTGAAGTGTTCGTCGAAGTACCCGACATTACCTGGAACGACGTTGGTGGGCTGTCCGACACAAAAGAGCGCCTGCGTGAGACGATCCAGTGGCCACTCGACTATCCCGGAGTGTTCGAGGCGATGGATATGCAGGCTGCAAAAGGGGTTCTCATGTACGGACCGCCGGGGACCGGGAAGACCCTGCTCGCAAAAGCCGTCGCCAACGAAGCCCAATCGAACTTCATCTCGATCAAAGGGCCAGAACTGCTGAACAAGTACGTCGGCGAATCCGAGAAAGGTGTCCGTGAGGTCTTCGAGAAGGCACGGTCGAACGCTCCGACCGTGATCTTCTTCGACGAGATCGACTCCATCGCCACCGAACGCGGGACGCGCCAGGGGGACTCCGGCGTCGGCGAACGAGTCGTTTCACAACTCCTGACCGAACTCGACGGTCTCGAGGAACTCGAGGACGTCGTCGTCATCGCGACGACCAACCGACCGGACCTGATCGATTCGGCGTTGTTGCGCCCCGGTCGACTGGACCGACACGTCCACGTGCCCGTGCCAGACGAGGAGGGCCGTGCGAAAATCTTCGAGGTCCACACGCGTAACAAGCCGTTGGCCGACGCGATCGACCTCGAGTGGCTCGCGAGCGAGACCGAGGGATACGTCGGCGCGGACATCGAAGCCGTCTGCCGTGAGGCCTCGATGGCAGCGACCCGGGAGTTCATCCGGACCGTCGACCCCGACGACATGGACGACACCGTCGGCAACGTTCGCATCAGCCGCGAACACTTCGAGGAAGCTCTCGATGAGGTGCCACCCAGCGTGACGCCCGACACCCGCGAGCGCTACGAAGAGATCGAAGAGCAGTTCCAGAAACCCGAGGCCGAAACGGGCGACGAACAGCTAGGCCGAACCTTCCAATAG
- a CDS encoding DUF7127 family protein, translated as MKLDQFARDDDRIVRQYQYDDGTVLAVDFGGVGAECSVDVVDGTVIVVVGDEQYELDMPVQASDAQAFMRNGVLTVELEASL; from the coding sequence ATGAAACTCGACCAATTCGCTCGTGACGACGACCGCATCGTTCGTCAGTATCAGTACGACGATGGAACGGTGCTCGCCGTCGACTTCGGCGGCGTCGGTGCCGAGTGCTCGGTTGACGTCGTCGATGGGACGGTTATCGTCGTCGTCGGAGACGAGCAATACGAACTCGATATGCCTGTGCAGGCAAGTGACGCACAAGCGTTTATGCGAAACGGCGTCCTGACTGTCGAACTGGAGGCGTCATTATGA
- a CDS encoding alpha/beta fold hydrolase: MHTVSHHGRDTAYEYADRDAPGAPICFVHGSGGSSTVWKSQHRIADKHPVVAVDLSGHGESDDIDAEPGYTTLSAYADDVIAVYEATDSRVLAGNSLGGAVVMHILLERSEEIPVGAAILTGTGARLGVLEDIRRWLAENFERAVDFLHDTDRFFHDPDPRLQALSKAAMRECGREVTQRDFLTCHEFDVRGQLGTIDVPALALHGEYDQLTPPDYHEYLADQLPAGTRQEIPDAAHLAMLEQPAAFNQALLSFLEDIS, translated from the coding sequence ATGCACACGGTCTCCCACCACGGTCGTGACACTGCCTACGAGTACGCCGACCGGGACGCTCCGGGAGCCCCGATCTGCTTCGTCCACGGCAGTGGGGGCTCGAGCACCGTCTGGAAATCACAGCATCGAATTGCGGACAAACATCCCGTCGTCGCGGTCGATCTGAGCGGCCACGGAGAGTCGGACGATATCGACGCCGAACCCGGGTATACGACGCTTTCAGCCTACGCCGACGACGTCATCGCCGTCTACGAGGCAACCGACAGCCGGGTTCTGGCGGGGAACTCACTCGGTGGCGCCGTAGTCATGCACATCTTACTCGAACGATCGGAGGAGATACCCGTCGGCGCGGCCATCCTCACCGGAACCGGCGCACGACTCGGCGTCCTCGAGGATATCCGTCGCTGGCTCGCGGAAAACTTCGAACGCGCTGTTGACTTTCTCCACGATACCGACCGGTTTTTCCACGACCCGGATCCACGCCTGCAAGCACTCTCGAAAGCTGCCATGAGAGAGTGCGGTCGCGAGGTAACACAGCGAGATTTCCTGACCTGCCACGAGTTCGACGTCCGTGGGCAACTCGGCACAATCGACGTGCCTGCCCTGGCACTCCACGGCGAGTACGACCAGTTGACGCCGCCGGACTACCACGAGTATCTGGCCGACCAGCTCCCGGCAGGGACCCGTCAGGAGATACCCGACGCCGCCCATCTCGCGATGCTCGAACAGCCGGCCGCGTTCAACCAGGCACTTCTCTCGTTCCTCGAAGACATCTCATAA
- the panB gene encoding 3-methyl-2-oxobutanoate hydroxymethyltransferase, which translates to MPTVRDVRAKAGKEPITMLTAYDAPTAAIVDGAGADVILVGDSLGNTSLGYETTLPVTVDDMARHVGAVARATDDALVVADMPFLSFGVDEAASLENAGRMLKEEDAHAVKLECGPHTVELTERMVQLGIPVMAHLGLTPQHVNQYGGFPRQGTDEDSARRILELAQAHEDAGAFSLVLEHVPSNVAAQVTEAIDIPTIGIGAGPDCDGQVLVIDDVIGLSDWSPSFSKQFGDVKGEMESAVEGYVDAVESETFPAAEHSYEESDLDRIY; encoded by the coding sequence ATGCCAACCGTTCGGGACGTTCGTGCCAAGGCGGGGAAAGAACCGATTACGATGCTCACCGCGTACGATGCGCCGACGGCGGCTATCGTCGACGGGGCCGGCGCCGACGTTATTTTGGTCGGTGATAGTCTGGGAAATACGTCACTTGGCTACGAGACGACCCTCCCGGTTACCGTCGACGACATGGCTCGACACGTCGGCGCCGTTGCTCGAGCGACCGATGACGCACTCGTCGTGGCCGATATGCCGTTTCTCTCCTTCGGCGTCGACGAAGCGGCCAGCCTCGAGAACGCGGGTCGCATGCTCAAAGAAGAGGACGCCCACGCGGTCAAACTCGAGTGTGGACCCCACACGGTCGAGTTGACCGAGCGGATGGTGCAACTCGGCATTCCCGTGATGGCGCATCTCGGGCTGACACCCCAACACGTCAACCAGTACGGCGGCTTCCCACGCCAGGGAACGGACGAGGATTCGGCACGGCGCATCCTCGAGTTAGCACAGGCGCACGAGGATGCTGGCGCGTTTTCGCTCGTGCTCGAGCACGTCCCCTCGAACGTGGCCGCCCAGGTAACTGAAGCCATTGACATCCCGACTATCGGTATCGGTGCGGGCCCGGACTGTGACGGACAGGTGCTGGTCATCGACGACGTTATCGGACTCAGTGACTGGAGCCCCTCGTTTTCGAAGCAGTTCGGGGATGTCAAGGGTGAAATGGAATCTGCCGTCGAGGGGTACGTGGACGCCGTAGAATCCGAAACGTTCCCGGCGGCGGAACACAGTTACGAGGAGTCGGATCTGGATCGAATCTATTGA